In the genome of Buchnera aphidicola (Artemisaphis artemisicola), one region contains:
- a CDS encoding mannitol-1-phosphate 5-dehydrogenase — protein MKVLHFGAGNIGRGFIGRILSESGYDVIFSDIDQNLINIINSNQQYTVKIVGNHQEKIINVRKVSAVHFHDLKIMKIISSVKLITTAVGANALHVVALILAQGILLKIKNGSITPLNIIACENKVQASSFLKKEILKKLSPIYHDYLNKYVGFIDCSIDTIIPLVHFKNNKDVLFLLAEDFKEWIVDVNQFKGDLPKIIDIKYSDNLKSFIERKLFTLNTGHAIAAYLGLMKNYNSIQESMLDEEIRLVVKSAMEESGLVLIKRYNFNKNEHANYINKIFSRFDNPFLSDSLKRIARNPLQKLGNKERLIGPLLGSIQYNLPYFNLSKGIAAAFHYHNPQDLESMKISSFVKDKGIENAIIKICNLSKNSPELYSIILEYINFFNKKK, from the coding sequence ATGAAAGTACTCCATTTTGGAGCTGGAAATATCGGACGAGGTTTTATAGGAAGAATTTTATCAGAATCAGGTTATGATGTAATTTTTTCTGATATAGATCAAAATTTAATAAATATTATTAATTCTAATCAACAGTATACTGTCAAAATAGTAGGTAATCATCAAGAAAAAATTATTAATGTTCGAAAAGTTAGTGCTGTGCATTTTCATGATCTAAAAATTATGAAAATAATTTCTTCAGTTAAATTAATTACTACAGCAGTCGGTGCTAATGCATTGCACGTTGTTGCTTTAATTCTTGCTCAAGGAATATTACTAAAAATTAAAAACGGTTCTATAACACCACTAAACATTATTGCTTGTGAAAATAAAGTTCAAGCAAGTTCTTTTTTGAAAAAAGAAATATTAAAAAAATTATCTCCAATATATCATGATTATCTAAATAAATATGTTGGATTTATAGATTGTAGTATTGATACAATTATACCTTTAGTTCATTTTAAAAACAATAAAGATGTTTTATTTTTACTTGCTGAAGATTTTAAAGAATGGATAGTTGATGTTAATCAGTTTAAAGGAGATTTGCCTAAAATAATTGATATAAAATATAGTGATAATTTAAAGTCTTTTATAGAACGCAAATTATTTACATTAAATACTGGTCATGCTATAGCTGCCTATCTAGGTTTAATGAAAAACTATAATTCTATACAAGAATCTATGTTAGATGAAGAAATACGTTTGGTTGTTAAATCTGCTATGGAAGAAAGTGGTTTAGTATTAATTAAACGTTATAATTTTAATAAAAATGAACATGCTAATTATATTAATAAAATTTTTAGTCGTTTTGACAATCCTTTTTTATCAGATAGTCTCAAACGTATAGCACGTAATCCATTGCAAAAATTAGGAAATAAAGAACGTTTAATAGGACCGTTATTAGGTAGTATTCAATACAACTTACCCTATTTTAATTTATCAAAAGGTATTGCCGCAGCATTTCATTATCATAATCCTCAAGATTTAGAATCAATGAAAATATCATCTTTCGTCAAAGACAAAGGAATTGAAAATGCTATAATTAAAATTTGTAATTTATCTAAAAATAGTCCTGAATTATATTCTATAATTTTAGAATATATTAATTTTTTCAATAAAAAAAAGTAA